The Hydra vulgaris chromosome 11, alternate assembly HydraT2T_AEP genome contains a region encoding:
- the LOC136086870 gene encoding uncharacterized protein LOC136086870: MEKIIKKAKDFEDLLGSHKYKILSNGFVYNVFLKQNRNATETAKYLIQQFSKSECKVSSLTLSILRVNEKIQFFKRHIHYSWDRIVVFLSEDFKFPLARASLLPIQPKTPLSVSLLKTRINRECHSCEKRKLYNKALLTQNKKLRTVIKTVKKEKTTISKTFQVKRVNQLIKRTSRRISKYQLKAQKYEADNISLTKSLKKLNLKCKSLVKENKSCKKKILILEFTILDLEKKLRVQDLALKESDITIDQLNCDINQIEKGSIFTKEKKSFNASLRLVVYHCLESNVPVDAIPKVIMSCASLGNVNLKPQDLPNLSTIAQMSREMGVIALLQVAETIINADVVTLAFDATTIKGIHINQIHFATKQQILTASITELPGGKAEDYVKHITDTIEDLANTYVAYYKLEIADVRKKLMGKIMSTLTDRASVNHAAVVKLNSILEKELLELNCHLHPLDGIASETRKALQKLNDTIPSTTYGSDCRAANLLYSISKLRYKAKGDPHGFKSFLKQSGLSCSIFPRYVGNRLHILFCSAGIVCRY; encoded by the exons ATggagaaaataattaaaaaggcAAAAGACTTTGAAGATCTTCTTGGTTCCCACAAGtataaaatactttcaaatgGTTTTGtgtacaatgtttttttaaaacagaacagAAATGCTACAGAAACAGCTAAATATTTAATTCAGCAATTTAGTAAAAGTGAATGTAAAGTTTCATCATTAACACTATCAATTCTGAGAGTTAACGAAAAAATccagttttttaaaagacaCATACATTATAGCTGGGATAggatagttgtttttttaagtgaAGACTTCAAGTTTCCGCTAGCCAGGGCATCACTTCTCCCTATTCAGCCAAAGACACCTCTTTCTGTGTCTCTATTAAAGACAAGGATTAACAGAGAATGTCATTCCTGTGAAAAAAGGAAACTTTATAATAAAGCCTTACTTACTCAAAACAAAAAGCTTAGGACAGTGatcaaaacagtaaaaaaagagaaaacaacAATCAGTAAGACTTTTCAAGTTAAGAGAGTAAACCAACTAATTAAAAGAACCTCACGCCGGATCTCAAAATATCAGTTGAAGGCCCAAAAATATGAAGCTGATAatatatctttaacaaaatcCTTGAAAAAGTTGAACCTCAAATGCAAAAGTTtggttaaagaaaataaaagttgtaagaAGAAGATCCTGATATTAGAATTTACTAttttagatttagaaaaaaaacttagagTTCAAGACTTAGCATTGAAAGAAAGTGATATTACCATAGACCAGCTAAACTGCGACATCAATCAAATTGAAAAGGgttcaatttttacaaaagaaaagaaaagtttcaaTGCCTCATTGCGTCTGGTTGTTTACCATTGTCTTGAAAGCAACGTGCCTGTAGATGCCATACCTAAAGTGATCATGTCATGTGCAAGTCTTGGTAACGTGAATTTGAAGCCTCAAGATCTCCCCAATCTGTCAACGATTGCGCAGATGTCCAGAGAAATGGGAGTAATTGCTCTGCTACAAGTGGCAGAAACAATAATAAATGCTGATGTTGTGACATTAGCATTTGATGCAACAACAATTAAGGGCATTCACATAAATCAAATTCATTTTGCTACTAAGCAACAAATCCTTACAGCCAGCATCACTGAATTACCAGGAGGCAAGGCAGAGGACTATGTAAAACACATTACTGATACCATTGAGGATTTAGCCAACACATATGTAGCATATTATAAATTAGAGATTGCTGATGTAAGGAAAAAACTAATGGGCAAAATAATGTCAACGTTGACAGACAGGGCCTCGGTTAACCATGCAGCAGTTGTGAAGCTAAACAGCATACTTGAAAAAGAGCTGTTAGAGCTAAACTGTCATCTGCATCCACTTGATGGAATAGCCAGTGAGACCAGGAAAGCACTTCAAAAGCTGAATGATACAATACCCAGTACCACTTATGGGTCAGATTGCAGAGCTGCAAATCTTTTGTACAGCATTTCAAAGTTAAG ATACAAGGCCAAAGGAGATCCGCATGGTTTTAAATCCTTTCTCAAGCAAAGTGGATTATCTTGCAGTATTTTTCCAAGGTATGTTGGCAACCGATTGCACATACTGTTTTGTTCAGCTGGCATTGTATGCAGGTACTGA